DNA from Dermochelys coriacea isolate rDerCor1 chromosome 20, rDerCor1.pri.v4, whole genome shotgun sequence:
TGActggccccaggtcacacagggagtatgtgggagagaagggaattgaaccagGATTTTCtgtcctaaccactagactgTCCTTCCTCTCACACCACCTGGTCACAGCAGGGACTGTCACTGTGTATGTGCAACACCAGGCACACTGGGTGGGGCCTCTCAGAGCTACCGTAATACATCTAATAAGACTGTGGGAAAAATGTGTTGAGTCCTTTGAAACAGGAggtttggggggcagagggtcccCTACCTTCAGCATGAATGCATTCCATCCATAGGACACGATATCATCATGTTTGTAGCCGCTGTATTTCTTCTTCAAGGCATTTAGCGATTTGTCTAGGACGATACTGCGAGCCTTAAATGGGGGGAATGAAACGGGGGCTAGACCAGGAAATATTTTCTCTTCGGATCCCGTCTGGTGCCAAAGTGTGGCTAAACGCTTTCAGGGAGGGTAAATCTACATAGCTTCACCGAGCTCAGCAGAACTGAGCTGATGTCCACCCGCTAAAGATCTAGCCCAGAGACAGCAAAGTGTTACGCTGGGCTGGTAAAAGCTGACAGCAACAGCTGCGGGCCAGCCTCAGACTAGCGAGCTCACTTTGGCCCTAGGgtgggccccgatcctgcaaagatttactcAGGCACTTAACATGACATCTATTGCTCCTGCAATGGATGGGTGTAAAGTGAAGCCTGCGTGAAAGTAAAGTGCAGGTATTTAACAGGTAGGGTAACAAGCCAGTGAATCAGATTCCCAAGGCATAGGGCAGGACACCTTTCTAGAGGAGTCGCTCACTCAACTAAAAGTTATGTGGTCTGGATACAGGAATAACTAGGTAAAATTTTCTGGACAGTGTTACACTGGAGGTCGCACTAGATCATAACCATCCGTTttagccttaaactctgtgaatctgTGCAGGATCTGGGCATTAGTTTTGTAAATGTATATCCAAGCCAAAGGATAATCACTCATATTTAAATTTGCCTTTACAAACAATAAGAATAATGCAGTAGGAATAATTCTAAAGCAAAGAGGAACCTTTTATTCAGTTAAGCATGGGGAGTGGGTAGACCTCAGTTAAAGCCGTGAGTTGCTTTTGAGGGACAGAGCTGATTCAAATGCAAGGGGGGGAagagatttcttttttcttttctttttgtgcaattAAATTTTTGACAAAAGAGTTAGTCTGAATTCCTCCTGCTCTCAGAGTCCAGATGATCAGAACCTGGAGGGGaaattttgtcaacatttttttatttggtCAACAAAAGTTCCAGATTTGGAAACTCTGTGCTCGTTCTTTGGTGCAGTGCGATTGGAAAGAGGCAGCACTAGATGTTTAGGGTCCCATGTGACTCCTAGATTTTTCCAAGGTACTCACAAAAATTGGCCACTTAACTTCCCTTTGGAAATGTCTCCCTGTTTGGAAAAAGGACCCGTTCCCAAGCGACTCTTCTTTGTAGGATCGGGGTCTGCAGCTTTGTCAAGGATAATGAGAATTTCCCATGTCAGAAGGGAATTCTTGATACTCACAAACTGAGTGAAAGCGAAAACGACGACGGCTGCTGTGATTTCGGCGATGAAGATGACCAGCATTATTAAGAAGTACTGTGAGAGAGGGGTGTGGAAGGAAATTGGAAGGTTGCTGTGAGTGCACACAGCGGAGGCCTTGTTCACGCTCAGATTCATTCGGGATGAAGATGCAGGGATTGCGAAATGAAACACAAGAGGTAAatttacactgcagtaaaaggATTTAGTCCAGAGGGACTGGGGCTGCCCAAATGAAGGTGAACAGGGGTCAGTAGGTCATGCCCGTCCATAAGAGTCTTGACCACTGTAAACAAAGCTTTCCTGTGGGTAGAAAGCAGGGCACACATGGTCAAAGCCCCCCCAGAACAGAGCGTGCTGGGGACCACATAAGCTGCCAAAGGACTTAAGTGGTGTGTGGATCTTGTCCCGCTCCGTCTGAACAGATGTGAGTTTCACACGCTAAGGATGGAAAAGAATAGCTTATGACTGCAAGGGAGTCCACTGTTTAGTTATAGCCTAAACCATGGTTAGGGCCAATTTagggggccagatccccagctggggtaaatcacATGGCTGTGCCAATGGGTGCATCGTAACGGCATACTTGACCCCCTATAGCTCAAGCAGGAAAGGTCTGCAGCCCCATCCTCGCGGTCCGGGACTCCGCCCCAACTGAGAGCAGCTGTGTGTACTCACCGTCAGCAAGAGGCATCTGTTCTCTTTCACTGCGCCCCAGCACCCCATGAACCCCAGCATGGCCACCATGATGCCCACCACGATGCAGAAGTACCCGATGTGGGCAAAGTACACCGAGGTGGAGCCCAGTACCCTGACGAAGGAGGCGCTTCCCAGTTTAATCCACAGGCCCAGCGCCACCATGGTGCAACCGACAACCTAGGGTGACAATAAAAGTATATGCGTGCGTTGGCCCTTCGGCTCGAGCGCTCCAGCCATTCCCCCAATTCACCCGGGGCAAGGAGCAGAGATGCCAGGGCCAGGCCGGAGGGGCATGAACATCACTGAGAGCCAGCCCCTCTGTGCCGTTCCAAGGCCAGTCCCTCCTCCCCGCTCAGGTCTGCCCACCAAGAACTGAACAGAGGCTGCTGAACACAACCCACAGTTCTGACCAGCCGTGGGATGACGTGAATATTACCTGAATGCCGAGGGCCAGATCCCCTGTTGATGTAAATCATTGCAGCTCCATCAGTGTCAACAGAGATCTACACCGGCTGAGGATCGAGCCCCTAAACTCTGGGGAAGGCAGCTGGGCACAGGACTAGCTGGTTTTATCCtttgctctgccccagacctgcTGCGTGACCGTGAACGAGTTTCTTCCtcgctctgtgtctcagtttcccctctcacctAGTGCCTGGttaggctgtaagctcttcagggcaggactgcctctcactctggGTCTGTGCAGACCCTGGCACCATGGGACCCTGGTGCCACCGTAATACACCTAAATAAACGTGTGTCTGAAAACACAGACTTACAAAGATAATGGTATTGAAGCAAATCATTACAGTCTTCAGAGTGGCATAGCCACTGCGCGAGGGAGCCATGGTGAAAACCGGCCAGTGCGGCTGCTCGCAGAATGGCTTCTAGGTTGGAGAGATGGCGGAGAGATTTTCAGCTGGACTTGCTGCCTTTCACAAGGATCCATTCCCACCTTGGTTTTATGTTAAACCCACTAGCAATGCAGCACATTGTTGGAGGCTTTTACTTATGACGGGgcaaaaatacttttatttaaaagctaATGCTAAGCAGGGAGGTTAGTCTAGTGGGTACTGCTGGCCTGGGAACTGGGAGATTGGACTTTGTTGCTGTGCATCtatgcagcgcctggcacaatagGACCCTGATCTCGGTTGagagggtctgtgcagcgcctgacACAGTGAGGCCCCAGCGAGCGCGTCCTATAAATAATGATCAGTGGCTGTGCTGAGAGGTTGTCACTGAGTTTGGGGCAATGGGGTCTCTGTGACGTGTGAAAATCCAGCCCCCCCCAGGGGAGATTTCAGTACTCGACGATTGTCATGGCCTTACAGACTACGGACCCGGTGACTcctgggctgtgggaaggaaaGTGTTTATCCACCATCACAGCCACTGTTAGCTTTAGCCCGGACTCTGCTGTGGGGGAAACTTGCCCCGCGTAgagggctagcagggggctgatACTGGCGCTTCCGTCTCCCTTCCCTACATCAAGGGCTCTTCACCTCCCACCCACGGCCCAGGCCAGGGTGTCCAGGGGCCAGCAGCCCTATCGGGTGGCGTGGCTGCCATCCAGGCCCCAGGATCGAAACTCACAAGCCCGGAGCTAAGGGAGCGGCCGGCACGTTTGCTCAGACCCACCCACGGGGCCTTGTGCTGGCTCCCCGGAGCCTCCTGCCCTGGCCAGCCTGGCTCCCGGCCCTGCAACGCGCCCCAGGGCTCACGTGTCCTTGGTCTGGGCCCCTGCGCTCCAGCTCGCCCGGCGCCTGCGGGGATTCCAACTGTTGCCCGATGGCTGTTggaaggggcggggggcgggggaatgggGAGCAGACTCCATTGTGAGGCAACATCTGCCTCCTTCATCCCTAGGGGCCAGAGAGTAGGACGGTTATAGGGCCCGTGCCTTGGGACGGCGATTGGGCCATAGACTGGGACCATtgagtgaggagggctttaaactaggttcaccgggggaaggagaccaaagccctgaggtaagtgggaaagcgggataccgggaggaagcacaggcaggaaggtctgtgaggggagggctcctgcctcatactgggaatgaggggcgatcaacaggttatctcaagtgcttatatacaaatgcacaaagccttggaaacaagcagggagaactggaggtcctggtgatgtcaaggaattatgacgtgattggaataacagagacttggtgggataactcacatgactggagtacagtcatggatggttataaactgttcaggaaggacaggcagggcagaaaaggtgggggagtagcactgtatgtaagggagaggtatgactgctcagagctccggtacgaaactgtggaaaaacctgagtgtctctggattaagtttagaagtgtgtgcaacaagagtgatgtcatggtgggagtctgctatagaccaccggaccagggggatgaggtggatgaggctttcttccggcaactcacggaagctactagatcgcatgccctgattctcatgggtgactttaattttcctgatatctgctgggagagcaatacagcggtgcatagacaatccaggaagtttttggaaagcgtaggggacaatttcctggtgcaagtgctaggggagccaactagggggagcgcttttcttgacctgctgctcacaaaccgggtagaattagtgggggaagcaaaagtggatgggaatctgggaggcagtgaccatgagttggttgagttcaggatcctgacgcagggaagaaaggtaagcagcaggatacggaccctggacttcaggaaagcagactttgactccctcagggaacagatggccaggatcccctgggggactaacatgaaagggaagggagtccaggagtgctggctgtatttcaaggaatccctgttgaggttacagggacaaaccatcccgatgagtcgaaagaatagtaaatatggcaggcgaccagcttggcttaatggtgaaatcctagcggatcttaaacataaaaaagaagcttacaagaagtggaaggttggacatatgaccagggaagagtataaaaatattgctcgggcatgtaggaaagatatcaggagggccaaatcgcacctggagctgcagctagcaagagatgtcaagagtaacaagaagggtttcttcaggtatgttggcaacaagaagaaagccaaggaaagtgtgggccccttactgaatgagggaggcaagctagtgacagaggatgtggaaaaagctattgtactcaatgctttttttgcttctgttttcactaacaaggtcagctcccagactgctgtgctgggcaacacaaaatggggaagagatggccagccctctgtagagatagaggtggttagggactatttagaaaagctggacgtgcacaagtccatggggccggacgaattgcatccgagagtgctgagggaattggcggctgattgcagagcccttggccattatctttgaaaactcgtggcgaacgggggaagtcccggatgactggaaaaaggctaatgtagtgcccatctttaaaaaagggaagaaggaggatcctgggaactacaggccggtcagcctcacctcagtccctggaaaaatcatggagcaggtcctcaaagaatcaatcctgaagcacttagaggagaggaaagtgatcaggaacagtcagcatggattcaccaagggaaggtcatgcctgactaatctaatcgccttttatgatgagattactggttctgtggatgaagggaaagcagtggatgtattgtttcttgactttagcaaagcttttgacacggtctcccacagcattcttgtcagcaagttaaggaagtatgggctggatgaatgcactataaggtgggtagaaagctggctagattgtcgggctcaacgggtagtgatcaatggctccatgtctagttggcagccggtgtcaagtggagtgccccaggggtcggtcctggggcccgttttgttcaatatcttcataaatgatctggaggatggtgtggattgcactctcagcaaatttgcggatgatactaaactgggaggagtggtagatacgctggaggggagggataggatacagaaggacctagacaaattggaggattgggccaaaagaaatctaatgaggttcaataaggataagtgcagggtcctgcacttaggatggaagaatccaatgcaccgctacagactagggaccgaatggctcggcagcagttctgcggaaaaggacctaggggtgacagtggacgagaagctggatatgagtcagcagtgtgcccttgttgccaagaaggccaatggcattttgggatgtataagtaggggcatagcgagcagatcgagggacgtgatcgttcccctctattcgacactggtgaggcctcatctggagtactgtgtccagttttgggccccacactacaggaaggatgtggataaattggaaagagtacaacgaagggcaacgaaaatgattaggggtctagagcacatgacttatgaggagaggctgagggagctgggattgtttagtctgcagaagagaagaatgaggggggatttgatagctgctttcaactacctgaaagggggtttcaaagaggatggctctagactgttctcaatggtagcagatgacagaacgaggagtaatggtctcaagttgcaatgggggaggtttagattggatattaggaaaaactttttcactaagagggtggtgaaacactggaatgcgttacctagggaggtggtagaatctccttccttagaggtttttaaggtcaggcttgacaaagccctggctgggatgatttaactgggacttggtcctgctttgagcagggggttggactagatgaccttctggggtcccttccaaccctgatattctatgattctatgattctatgagttggttgagttcaggatcctgacgcagggaagaaaggtaagcagcaggatacggaccctggacttcaggaaagcagactttgactccctcagggaacagatggccaggatcccctgggggactaacatgaaagggaagggagtccaggagaactggctgtatttcaaggaatccctgttgaggttacagggacaaaccatcccgatgagtcgaaagaatagtaaatatggcaggcgaccagcttggcttaatggtgaaatcctagcggatcttaaacataaaaaagaagcttacaagaagtggaaggttggacatatgaccagggaagagtataaaaatattgctcgggcatgtaggaaagatatcaggagggccaaatcgcacctggagctgcagctagcaagagatgtcaagagtaacaagaagggtttcttcaggtatgttggcaacaagaagaaagccaaggaaagtgtggccccttactgaatgagggaggcaagctagtgacagaggatgtggaaaaagctaatgtactcaatgctttttttgcctctgttttcactaacaaggtcagctcccagactgctgtgctgggcaacacaaaatggggaagagatggccagccctctgtagagatagaggtggttagggactatttagaaaagctggacgtgcacaagtccatggggccggacgaattgcatccgagagtgctgaaggaattggcggctgtgattgcagagcccttggccattatctttgaaaactcgtggcgaacgggggaagtcccggatgactggaaaaaggctaatgtagtgcccatctttaaaaaagggaagaaggaggatcctgggaactacaggccggtcagcctcacctcagtccctggaaaaatcatggagcaggtcctcaaagaatctatcctgaagcacttagaggagaggaaagtgatcaggaacagtcagcatggattcaccaagggaaggtcatgcctgactaatctaatcgccttttatgatgagattactggttctgtggatgaagggaaagcagtggatgtattgtttcttgactttagcaaagcttttgacacggtctcccacagcattcttgtcagcaagttaaggaagtatgggctggatgaatgcactataaggtgggtagaaagctggctagattgtcgggctcaacgggtagtgatcaatggctccatgtctagttggcagccggtgtcaagtggagtgccccaggggtcggtcctggggcccgttttgttcaatatcttcataaatgatctggaggatggtgtggattgcactctcagcaaatttgcggatgatactaaactgggaggagtggtagatacgctggaggggagggataggatacagaaggacctagacaaattggaggattgggccaaaagaaatctaatgaggttcaataaggataagtgcagggtcctgcacttaggatggaagaatccaatgcaccgctacagactagggaccgaatggctcggcagcagttctgcggaaaaggacctaggggtgacagtggacgagaagctggatatgagtcagcagtgtgcccttgttgccaagaaggccaatggcattttggaatgtataagtaggggcatagcgagcagatcgagggacgtgatcgttcccctctattcgacactggtgaggcctcatctggagtactgtgtccagttttgggccccacactacaggaaggatgtggataaattggaaagagtacaacgaagggcaacgaaaatgattaggggtctagagcacatgacttatgaggagaggctgagggagctgggattgtttagtctgcagaagagaagaatgaggggggatttgatagctgctttcaactacctgaaagggggtttcaaagaggatggctctagactgttctcaatggtagcagatgacagaacgaggagtaatggtctcaagttgcaatgggggaggtttagattggatattaggaaaaactttttcactaagagggtggtgaaacactggaatgcgttacctagggaggtggtagaatctccttccttagaggtttttaaggtcaggcttgacaaagccctggctgggatgatttaactgggacttggtcctgctttgagcagggggttggactagatgaccttctggggtcccttccaaccctgatattctatgattctatgattctatgattcattgtaGAGTGTCTATAGGGTCCTCAGTTTCCCATGGCTGCAGGGTCTGTGGTTTGGGACTGAATCAGATCTTCCCCACAGAACACTAGGGGACCCCATTCTGTCCGTGACCACCAACCGAGGGCTGTTCTTTTGGTCCCGTATGTGggaccccacccctctgccacaTCCAGCTACCCACTGCCGGGAGCAGGGTCGTGCCAGCAGAGGGCATGGGGTCTGGGGGGGCCAGGCTGAGCGGCATATGCTGGAACATGCAGCCCATGACTCTTCAGCTCCATTCAGCGGGAGATAGGGGATTCCCTCCCCCCGGCCGTGCAACGCCACCCACAGGCCTCCCGGGGGCATTTTGGCCAGGGGGCACAAGGCCCagtcccacctctccctctctgtaAAGCACAGGCTGCGATCCTGCAGCAAGTGTTCCCACGGGGCCATTCTGTACAGGGCTTAGTAATCACGGTCGTGCTTCGTACATTACAGAGAGTTAGCCAAGGAGGGGGCTGGGCTAGCTCTTGTTGACTAGAACTCCTAAAATGAAAAAGGAGGGGCTTGTAGTTAAGGGGCGGGACTGGGACTCATGTGacatgggttctgttcctggctctgccacagattccttgtgtgaccttggacaagtcacgtccccttcctgtgcctcagtttccccgtctgtaaaatggagatcgttctccttcctttgtctctttagAATCTTTGGAGGGCAGAGACTGTTTGTACAGGGGacctctgggtgctaccataacacaaacaataaataggcacacacaaaaaaccatCTTCCTTTTAGAAATTAACAAGACAATTGAATTCTAGAAGGATAAGAGTCACCCCTTGGGAGTTTAAGATCGTGTGCTGTCCATAACCCCAGTGATGAATTTCACTCCAAAATGAGTAAAGGGAAATCTTTTTTTCGCTCCACAACCCAGCTTTGCTCTTTCCTGAACCCTGTGACTTTCAAACAGCCACTCACAATAGCCAAGGTAACAACGTCTGCATAGAAAGATCATGGATATTTAATTTATACAAATACAAGACCTTGGCAGAAAAAACATTGTCGGGGGCAGAAAACCAATGACACGCTGTTGACTTGATCTTTTCCAAACACACacaaggagggggggaaaaagggacattaaatatttcattagaattcaaatcagacgtcaagaattataacattcaaaaaccagtcggagaacacttcaatctctctggtcactcgattacagacctgagggtggctatccttcaacaaaaaaacttcaaaaacagactccagtgagagactgctgaattggaattaatttgcaaactggatacaattaatttaggcttgaatagagactgggagtggatgggtcattacacaaagtaaaactatttccccatgttatttctccccctccaccccccacccccactgttcctcagacattcttgttaactgctggaaatggcccaccttgcttgtcaccatgaaaggttttcctcctttccccctccccccgctgctggtgatggctcatcttaagtgatcactctccttacagtgtgtatgataaaacccattgtttcatgttctctgtgtgtgtatataaatctccccactgtattttccaccaaatgcatctgatgaagtgagctgtagctcacgaaagcttatgctcaaataaatttgttagtttctaaggtgccacaagtactccttttctttttgcgaatacagactaacatggctgctactctgaaacctgtcattagaattCAAGTTCATGATGTGCTACATCAGTAAAAATGCATCGTTTAAGTGTTTCTCAGATTGTTGGGCATGTTTAAAGCTGTAGTGAGCACAGAGGGATGACTGGAATTTGTAATTATTCTCCCAAGTCTCTGCTTTCATTAAAAGAAGGGATGGAGGAGCCAGTCTCTAGATGTTACGGCTGCAAAGAGA
Protein-coding regions in this window:
- the TSPAN16 gene encoding tetraspanin-16, producing MAPSRSGYATLKTVMICFNTIIFVVGCTMVALGLWIKLGSASFVRVLGSTSVYFAHIGYFCIVVGIMVAMLGFMGCWGAVKENRCLLLTYFLIMLVIFIAEITAAVVVFAFTQFARSIVLDKSLNALKKKYSGYKHDDIVSYGWNAFMLKLNCCGVHNYTDFSGSAFQIRTNLTYPKSCCKDPMSSACNGRNVSSVVINQEGCFHKLVSLVKEKSLLLGGAATGAALLELAAMIVSLMLYVKLV